A stretch of Geitlerinema sp. PCC 9228 DNA encodes these proteins:
- a CDS encoding HD domain-containing protein: MLSQRFTDALTYASELHANQKRKGSGVPYVSHLLGVTSIVLDAGGNEDEAIAALLHDAIEDCGGATIRDRIRQRFGDKVAAIVDECTESDVTPKPPWRDRKQAYINSIPHLSSSGRLVGLADKIHNARSIVADYRQLGEAIWQRFKGGRDGTLWYYQSVVAAFRSHDNSPLVEELARTVVDLQKLVAQTENV, from the coding sequence ATGCTTTCGCAACGGTTTACCGACGCTTTAACCTACGCCAGCGAACTCCACGCCAACCAAAAACGCAAGGGGTCTGGAGTTCCCTACGTTAGCCACCTGCTGGGGGTGACCAGCATTGTTTTGGATGCCGGTGGCAACGAAGACGAAGCCATTGCCGCACTTTTACACGATGCCATTGAAGACTGCGGCGGTGCTACAATTCGAGATCGTATTCGCCAGCGGTTTGGCGATAAGGTAGCCGCCATTGTAGACGAGTGTACCGAAAGCGATGTTACCCCCAAACCTCCTTGGCGCGATCGCAAACAGGCTTATATTAACAGTATCCCCCATTTAAGTTCGTCTGGGCGTTTGGTTGGTTTGGCGGATAAAATACACAACGCGCGTTCCATTGTTGCTGACTACCGCCAGCTAGGGGAAGCCATTTGGCAGCGGTTTAAAGGAGGTCGCGACGGTACCCTGTGGTACTATCAATCCGTAGTAGCTGCTTTTCGCAGCCATGACAATTCTCCTTTGGTGGAAGAATTGGCGCGTACGGTTGTAGACTTGCAAAAATTGGTAGCGCAAACCGAAAATGTCTAG